The following coding sequences lie in one Oikeobacillus pervagus genomic window:
- a CDS encoding ABC transporter ATP-binding protein: protein MKNIINLNIEEKVFKKSQLSILNNFKLEVNAGEKIAIVGESGVGKSSLLNIIGLLDIHYKGKYTLFGSLIDNLSERKLAQWRNQKIGFVLQESALINSLTVEDNIKLPLLYAGSENKESILEDFESVINAIGIEHILKKKPLDCSGGERSRAVFARGIIMKPQIILADEPTAALDGENKERIVNLLFKMNKEFNTTIITVTHDLEVAKRHDRIIYLERGK from the coding sequence ATGAAGAATATTATCAATCTAAATATTGAAGAAAAAGTGTTTAAAAAGTCACAGCTTTCAATCTTAAATAATTTTAAACTTGAGGTTAACGCTGGTGAAAAAATTGCTATTGTAGGAGAATCTGGAGTAGGAAAAAGTTCTTTACTCAATATTATTGGATTGCTAGATATACATTATAAGGGAAAGTATACTCTTTTTGGTTCGCTAATTGATAATTTATCTGAAAGAAAGTTAGCACAATGGCGAAATCAAAAGATTGGTTTTGTCCTCCAAGAGTCAGCATTAATCAATTCTTTGACAGTTGAAGATAATATCAAATTGCCTTTACTTTATGCAGGCTCGGAAAATAAAGAATCCATACTAGAGGACTTCGAAAGTGTGATTAATGCAATCGGGATTGAACATATTTTAAAAAAGAAGCCACTGGATTGTTCTGGTGGAGAAAGATCTAGAGCTGTTTTTGCTAGAGGAATAATTATGAAACCTCAAATTATTTTAGCTGATGAACCCACAGCAGCTTTGGATGGGGAGAACAAAGAAAGAATTGTAAATTTACTTTTTAAAATGAATAAAGAATTTAACACTACTATTATTACTGTAACTCATGATTTAGAAGTGGCTAAACGTCATGATAGAATAATTTATCTTGAAAGGGGGAAATAA